From a region of the Cucumis sativus cultivar 9930 chromosome 6, Cucumber_9930_V3, whole genome shotgun sequence genome:
- the LOC101205743 gene encoding protein SPT2 homolog — protein MEHSMEDYEGYEDYDEYEDDDQMEEEEEEYEEVEVPKPTKEEKEYLELRQRLKEKIRRQSKRDGSSHLKSNDRKKLPYDNFGSFFGPSQPVISQRVIQESKSLLENQHLASRVSDHDHGNKKSQGSNSVASKPRVLPKVVSEKQTKVQKLKDTRDYSFLFSEDANVPAPSKESSRSVYAPSTEARSAQVPMKSKHPPSNPRQNIHVDHKEKKSVPMNGLMQSKNKSASSGNSNLSMMKAKKQLVNSCSGNGPGRPMGNNNESGPGRPMSNSNSGNRSGRPLGNSNNGNGPGRPLGNSNNGNGPGRPLGNSNNGNGPGRPLGNSNNGNGPGRPLGNSNNGNGPGRPMVAPKASSAVLQKRPSLPGTRNSVPAGVHKPLPSKKLEDKRNDMRPPAKAKVAPSRPVSSSRPQMSKAPAPRQVSSRPTVNDQRPKKRPARRYSDEEDDAEGEEAISLIRKMFRYNPRKFSRDDDDSDMEANFDDIMMEEQRSARIARKEDEEQLRLIQEEEEQERRARLKRLKRAKGQ, from the exons ATGGAACATTCGATGGAAGACTATGAAGGGTATGAAGACTATGACGAatatgaagatgatgatcaaatggaagaagaagaggaggaatATGAAGAGGTGGAGGTACCTAAACCTaccaaggaagaaaaagaatatcttGAATTAAGGCAAAGgctgaaagaaaaaattagaaggCAGTCGAAAAGAGATGGCAGTTCTCACTTGAAGTCCAATGATAGGAAGAAGCTTCCTTATGACAA TTTTGGGTCATTCTTTGGACCATCTCAACCTGTCATTTCTCAAAGAGTAATTCAAGAAAGCAAGTCCTTATTAGAAAACCAGCACTTGGCATCTAGGGTTTCTGACCACGATCATGGT AATAAGAAGAGCCAAGGTTCAAACAGTGTAGCTTCCAAACCTAGGGTTCTACCGAAGGTCGTAAGTGAG AAGCAAACTAAAGTTCAAAAACTGAAGGACACCAGAGACTACTCCTTTCTATTTTCCGAGGATGCAAATGTTCCTGCTCCTTCAAAAGAGTCATCAAGAAGTGTTTATGCTCCAAGTACTG AGGCACGTTCGGCTCAAGTTCCCATGAAAAGTAAGCACCCTCCGAGTAATCCTCGCCAGAATATTCATGTTGATCATAAAGAGAAGAAGTCTGTTCCTATGAATGGGCTAATGCAGTCCAAAAACAAGTCAGCATCTTCTGGCAATTCCAATTTGTCCATGATGAAGGCTAAGAAACAATTGGTTAATAGCTGCAGTGGGAATGGTCCTGGTCGGCCAATGGGAAATAACAATGAGAGTGGTCCTGGCCGGCCAATGAGTAATAGCAACAGCGGAAATCGTTCTGGCCGGCCACTAGGTAATAGCAACAACGGGAATGGTCCGGGGCGGCCACTGGGTAATAGCAACAACGGTAATGGTCCTGGCCGGCCACTGGGTAATAGCAACAACGGGAATGGTCCTGGCCGGCCATTGGGTAATAGCAACAACGGGAATGGTCCTGGCCGGCCATTGGGTAATAGCAACAACGGGAATGGTCCTGGCCGGCCAATGGTGGCACCAAAAGCCTCATCTGCTGTCCTGCAGAAGAGGCCTTCTCTCCCAGGTACAAGGAATTCCGTACCTGCTGGCGTTCACAAGCCATTACCGTCAAAAAAGCTAGAAGATAAGAGGAATGACATGCGTCCACCTGCTAAGGCCAAAGTAGCACCAAGTCGGCCGGTGTCATCATCAAGACCTCAG ATGAGTAAGGCACCAGCACCAAGACAGGTTTCATCTCGTCCTACTGTGAATGATCAGCGGCCCAAGAAAAGACCTGCAAGACGATATtctgatgaagaagatgatgccGAGGGTGAAGAAGCTATTAGTCTAATCAGAAAAATGTTCag ATATAATCCTCGAAAATTTTCCCgagatgatgatgatagtGATATGGAGGCCAATTTTGACGATATTATGATGGAGGAGCAGAGAAG TGCAAGAATAGCAAGGAAGGAGGACGAAGAGCAACTTCGTCTAATccaggaagaagaagaacaggAGAGGCGAGCAAGATTAAAAAGGCTTAAAAGAGCAAAGGGGCAGTAA
- the LOC101220209 gene encoding phosphoenolpyruvate carboxykinase (ATP): MADSIISNGFSKKINTSMKQGNGVCQDGSSSPIKAQTIDELHSLQKKRSTPSTPSGSVSSAFSVITEEDRQRQQLQSISASLASLTRETGPKVVKGDPARKETSTKVAHVVHHQLGPNISISDSSMKFTHVLYNLSPGELYEQAIRYEKGSFLTSTGALATLSGAKTGRSPRDKRVVKDENTEKELWWGKGSPNIEMDEHTFMINRERAVDYLNSLDKVFVNDQFLNWDPENKIRVRIVSARAYHSLFMHNMCIRPTEEELENFGTPDFTIYNSGQFPCNRFTHYMTSSTSIDVSLARKEMVILGTQYAGEMKKGLFSLMHYLMPKRQILSLHSGCNMGKDGDVALFFGLSGTGKTTLSTDHNRFLIGDDEHCWGNNGVSNIEGGCYAKCIDLSREKEPDIWNAIKFGTVLENVVFDEHTREVDFTDKSVTENTRAAYPIEYIPNALIPCVGPHPKNIILLACDAFGVLPPVSKLTLAQTMYHFISGYTALVAGTEDGIKEPQATFSACFGAAFIMLHPTKYAAMLAEKMKTHGATGWLVNTGWSGGRYGYGSRIKLSYTRKIIDAIHSGELLNADYHKTKIFGLEIPNAIEGIPSEILDPTNTWSDKDAYDETLLKLASLFKNNFETFTSYRIGEDNSLTEEILAAGPIF, encoded by the exons ATGGCTGATTCAATCATTTCCAATggattttccaaaaaaattaatacgtCCATGAAGCAAGGGAATGGAGTGTGCCAGGATGGCAGCTCGTCGCCGATCAAAGCCCAAACCATTGATGAACTTCATAGCCTGCAGAAGAAGCGATCCACGCCCAGCACTCCCAGTGGCTCGGTTTCGTCAGCTTTCTCTGTAATAACTGAAGAGGATCGCCAGCGACAACAACTTCAGTCGATCAG TGCATCGTTGGCATCATTGACGAGAGAGACTGGACCAAAGGTGGTGAAAGGAGACCCGGCACGAAAAGAAACAAGCACAAAGGTTGCACATGTGGTGCATCATCAACTCGGACCTAACATTAGCATCAGTGATAGCTCAATGAAATTCACACATGTCCTCTATAATCTCTCCCCTGGAg AGTTGTATGAACAAGCCATTCGATACGAGAAGGGCTCGTTTTTGACCTCAACTGGGGCATTGGCGACTCTTTCTGGAGCCAAGACCGGACGATCTCCAAGAGACAAGCGAGTTGTTAAGGATGAGAATACCGAAAAAGAACTTTGGTGGGGAAA GGGATCGCCAAACATTGAAATGGATGAGCATACATTCATGATAAACAGAGAAAGAGCAGTTGATTACTTGAACTCTCTAGATAAAGTTTTCGTCAATGATCAATTCTTGAATTGGGATccagaaaacaaaatcagaGTTCGAATTGTGTCTGCCAGGGCTTACCACTCGCTCTTTATGCACAACAT GTGCATTCGACCAACGGAGGAAGAGTTGGAGAATTTTGGGACACCGGATTTCACAATATACAATTCTGGGCAGTTCCCTTGCAACCGTTTTACACATTACATGACATCTTCAACTAGCATAGATGTGAGTCTAGCAAGAAAGGAAATGGTGATCCTTGGAACACAGTACGCGGGAGAGATGAAGAAAGGATTGTTCAGTTTAATGCATTATCTCATGCCCAAACGACAAATTCTCTCCTTGCATTCTGGTTGTAATATGGGAAAAGATGGCGACGTTGCACTCTTCTTTGGCTTATCAG GTACTGGAAAGACAACTTTGTCGACAGATCACAACCGATTCTTGATAGGAGACGATGAACATTGTTGGGGCAATAATGGTGTCTCGAACATTGAAGGAGGTTGTTATGCTAAGTGCATTGACCTTTCCCGAGAGAAAGAGCCTGATATCTGGAACGCCATCAAGTTTGGAACCG TGTTGGAGAATGTAGTCTTTGATGAACACACTAGAGAGGTTGACTTTACTGATAAATCAGTAACAG AGAACACTCGAGCGGCGTACCCAATCGAGTACATACCTAACGCTTTGATACCATGTGTGGGGCCACATCCAAAGAACATTATATTATTGGCCTGTGATGCATTTGGAGTGCTTCCTCCTGTGAGCAAGCTCACTTTGGCTCAAACCATGTATCATTTCATCAGTGGATACACGGCATTG GTGGCTGGGACAGAAGATGGTATAAAGGAGCCACAAGCGACATTCTCGGCTTGCTTTGGAGCGGCTTTCATAATGTTACATCCCACGAAGTACGCCGCTATGCTCGCTGAAAAGATGAAAACCCACGGAGCCACCGGCTGGCTCGTTAACACCGGCTGGTCAGGCGGCCGATATGGCTACGGTAGCCGTATTAAGCTTTCTTACACTAGAAAAATCATCGACGCCATTCATTCCGGCGAGCTTCTCAATGCAGATTATCACAAAACCAAAATCTTCGGTCTTGAAATCCCCAACGCCATTGAAGGAATTCCCTCCGAGATTTTGGACCCAACGAACAct TGGTCGGATAAGGATGCGTATGATGAAACATTGCTGAAATTGGCGAGTCTTTTCAAGAACAATTTTGAGACATTTACCAGTTACAGGATTGGTGAAGACAATAGCTTGACAGAGGAAATCCTTGCTGCTGGTCcgatattttaa
- the LOC101220446 gene encoding tRNA-dihydrouridine(20) synthase [NAD(P)+]-like isoform X1, giving the protein MDYENKFVLAPMVRVGTLPFRLLASQYGADITYGEEIIDHKMIKCERRLNEHVGSTDFVEKGTNNVVFRTCSLERKHVVFQMGTSNAARALSAAQLVCQDVAAIDINMGCPKSFSISGGMGAALLNKPDLIHDILTTLRRNLNILITCKIRLLNSPQDTVELARRIESTGVSALGVHGRRVADRPRDPAKWSEIADVVAALTIPVIANGDIFEYDDFQRIKVHTGASSMMVARGALWNASIFSPEGKLPWEDVKREYVRKSILWDNDIKSTKYTLKEMIMHHSCLELPEGKAVIKSESLADLAKLYGEEKYYQFVQENRSFNESR; this is encoded by the exons ATGGATTACGAGAACAAATTCGTCCTAGCTCCCATGGTTCGCGTT GGAACGTTACCGTTTAGATTATTAGCTTCACAATACGGTGCAGACATCACCTATGGCGAGGAAATTATTGACCATAAGATGATCAAATGCGAGCGTAGATTAAATG AGCATGTAGGTTCAACTGATTTTGTTGAGAAGGGGACAAACAATGTAGTTTTCAGGACCTGCAGCcttgaaagaaaacatgtaGTTTTTCAAATGGGTACTTCTAATGCTGCGAGGGCCCTAAGTGCTGCTCAACTAGT gTGTCAAGACGTTGCTGCCATAGATATCAACATGGGTTGCCCTAAGTCATTTTCCATCAGTGGGGGCATGGGTGCGGCACTATTGAATAAACCAGACCTTATTCATGAT ATTTTGACAACATTGAGGAGAAACTTGAACATTCTAATTACCTGTAAGATTCGACTGTTAAATTCACCTCAGGATACAGTGGAGTTAGCTAGACGAATAGAGAGTACTGGTGTTTCAGCTCTTGGTGTTCATGGCAG AAGAGTTGCAGATAGACCAAGAGATCCAGCTAAATGGAGTGAGATTGCAGATGTTGTAGCAGCATTGACTATTCCTGTTATTGCAAATGGTGACATCTTTGAGTATGATGATTTTCAACGGATCAAAGTTCATACAG GTGCTTCTTCAATGATGGTTGCTCGAGGAGCCCTTTGGAATGCTTCAATCTTCTCTCCAGAAGGCAAATTACCATGGGAAGATGTGAAAAGAGAATATGTTAGGAAG AGCATCTTGTGGGATAATGATATCAAAAGTACGAAGTACACGctaaaagaaatgataatGCATCATTCTTGTCTTGAACTGCCAGAAGGAAAGGCCGTGATAAAATCTGAATCCCTTGCAGATCTAGC GAAACTTTATGGTGAGGAAAAATACTATCAATTCGTTCAAGAGAATCGGTCTTTCAATGAAAGTAGATGA
- the LOC101220446 gene encoding tRNA-dihydrouridine(20) synthase [NAD(P)+]-like isoform X3, translating to MDYENKFVLAPMVRVGTLPFRLLASQYGADITYGEEIIDHKMIKCERRLNEHVGSTDFVEKGTNNVVFRTCSLERKHVVFQMGTSNAARALSAAQLVCQDVAAIDINMGCPKSFSISGGMGAALLNKPDLIHDILTTLRRNLNILITCKIRLLNSPQDTVELARRIESTGVSALGVHGRRVADRPRDPAKWSEIADVVAALTIPVIANGDIFEYDDFQRIKVHTGASSMMVARGALWNASIFSPEGKLPWEDVKREYVRKVRYTHKQN from the exons ATGGATTACGAGAACAAATTCGTCCTAGCTCCCATGGTTCGCGTT GGAACGTTACCGTTTAGATTATTAGCTTCACAATACGGTGCAGACATCACCTATGGCGAGGAAATTATTGACCATAAGATGATCAAATGCGAGCGTAGATTAAATG AGCATGTAGGTTCAACTGATTTTGTTGAGAAGGGGACAAACAATGTAGTTTTCAGGACCTGCAGCcttgaaagaaaacatgtaGTTTTTCAAATGGGTACTTCTAATGCTGCGAGGGCCCTAAGTGCTGCTCAACTAGT gTGTCAAGACGTTGCTGCCATAGATATCAACATGGGTTGCCCTAAGTCATTTTCCATCAGTGGGGGCATGGGTGCGGCACTATTGAATAAACCAGACCTTATTCATGAT ATTTTGACAACATTGAGGAGAAACTTGAACATTCTAATTACCTGTAAGATTCGACTGTTAAATTCACCTCAGGATACAGTGGAGTTAGCTAGACGAATAGAGAGTACTGGTGTTTCAGCTCTTGGTGTTCATGGCAG AAGAGTTGCAGATAGACCAAGAGATCCAGCTAAATGGAGTGAGATTGCAGATGTTGTAGCAGCATTGACTATTCCTGTTATTGCAAATGGTGACATCTTTGAGTATGATGATTTTCAACGGATCAAAGTTCATACAG GTGCTTCTTCAATGATGGTTGCTCGAGGAGCCCTTTGGAATGCTTCAATCTTCTCTCCAGAAGGCAAATTACCATGGGAAGATGTGAAAAGAGAATATGTTAGGAAGGTGAG ATACACACACAAACAGAATTGA
- the LOC101220446 gene encoding tRNA-dihydrouridine(20) synthase [NAD(P)+]-like isoform X2: MDYENKFVLAPMVRVGTLPFRLLASQYGADITYGEEIIDHKMIKCERRLNEHVGSTDFVEKGTNNVVFRTCSLERKHVVFQMGTSNAARALSAAQLVCQDVAAIDINMGCPKSFSISGGMGAALLNKPDLIHDILTTLRRNLNILITCKIRLLNSPQDTVELARRIESTGVSALGVHGRRVADRPRDPAKWSEIADVVAALTIPVIANGDIFEYDDFQRIKVHTGASSMMVARGALWNASIFSPEGKLPWEDVKREYVRKIHTQTELK; the protein is encoded by the exons ATGGATTACGAGAACAAATTCGTCCTAGCTCCCATGGTTCGCGTT GGAACGTTACCGTTTAGATTATTAGCTTCACAATACGGTGCAGACATCACCTATGGCGAGGAAATTATTGACCATAAGATGATCAAATGCGAGCGTAGATTAAATG AGCATGTAGGTTCAACTGATTTTGTTGAGAAGGGGACAAACAATGTAGTTTTCAGGACCTGCAGCcttgaaagaaaacatgtaGTTTTTCAAATGGGTACTTCTAATGCTGCGAGGGCCCTAAGTGCTGCTCAACTAGT gTGTCAAGACGTTGCTGCCATAGATATCAACATGGGTTGCCCTAAGTCATTTTCCATCAGTGGGGGCATGGGTGCGGCACTATTGAATAAACCAGACCTTATTCATGAT ATTTTGACAACATTGAGGAGAAACTTGAACATTCTAATTACCTGTAAGATTCGACTGTTAAATTCACCTCAGGATACAGTGGAGTTAGCTAGACGAATAGAGAGTACTGGTGTTTCAGCTCTTGGTGTTCATGGCAG AAGAGTTGCAGATAGACCAAGAGATCCAGCTAAATGGAGTGAGATTGCAGATGTTGTAGCAGCATTGACTATTCCTGTTATTGCAAATGGTGACATCTTTGAGTATGATGATTTTCAACGGATCAAAGTTCATACAG GTGCTTCTTCAATGATGGTTGCTCGAGGAGCCCTTTGGAATGCTTCAATCTTCTCTCCAGAAGGCAAATTACCATGGGAAGATGTGAAAAGAGAATATGTTAGGAAG ATACACACACAAACAGAATTGAAGTGA